TCGTGCCAAAAATAAAATCAGGTCTTATGGAGCTCTGGCCCGGACCGTTCACCGCCGTGTTTCAAAAGATAACAGGTGGTGGTACCGAGGGCGTGCGCGTACCCAACCATGCGTTTGTCCGCGCAGTCATTGATGCCTATGGCAAGCCGATGTCGGTGACATCAGCAAACAAGTCGGGCCAACCTGCGCAAACACATAGTGCCGCGGTTGCTCGTGATTTTGAAGATAGCGCCGATACAGGTATGCTGATGGTTGACGGGGGAGATTTGCCTGATAGTATAGCGTCAACTGTCGTTGATTTTACCATCACGCCGCCAAAGATTTTACGCACGGGGCCTATATCGCGCGAGCGTCTCCAAGAGATTTTTAAGACAACATTTCAATGAAAGACAAGCAAATAGAAAAACTTATTAAAAACGAGTCAGGGCGCCAAGGAGGCGTTATCAATTTGATCGCGTCTGAAAACGATACTTCAGCTGATGTGCGCGCAGCTCTCGGTAGTATATTCGTCAATAAGTACGCGGAAGGGTATTCTAAAGCTCGCTACTATGGTGGCAACACATATATCGATGCGCTCGAAGATTTGACGAAAGCGCGCGCGCTCAAACTTTTTGGTATCTCAAATAAAACATGGAGTGTAAATGTTCAACCTTATTCGGGGTCTCCCGCAAATCTTGCAGTATATTTTGCGTTGGCGCCGCTTGGTGCCAAGATCATGGGGCTTGAGCTCAATATGGGCGGGCACCTCTCACATGGACACAAGGTCAGTATGACGGGCAAGGTGTGGCAACAGGTTGCCTACGGCGTTGATAAAAAAACCGAAACGCTTGATTATGATGAAATCCGCCGTATTGCCCAACAAGAGAAACCAGTAATGATTGTCGCTGGGTTTACCGCGTATCCACGCGCGATAGATTTCAAAAAGTTTCGCGAGATCGCAGATAGCACGGGCGCGCTCTTGCTCGTCGATATGTCGCATTTTGCAGGGCTCGTTGCTGGTAAGGTATATCCATCGCCGTTTTTCTATGCGGATATTGTGATGACTACCACACACAAGACACTTCGCGGTCCGCGTTCGGCAATCATTTTCTCCAAAAAAGAATTTTCAGAAAAGATTGATAAAGCGGTATTTCCCGGCTTACAAGGTGGCCCGCATGCAAATCAGATTGCAGCTACAGCCGTAGCACTGCAAGAGGCATCAACCCCCGCGTTTAAAAAATACGCGACACAGATTATCAAGAATGCTAAAGCCCTTTCAGATGAGCTCGCAGCGCGAGGTTGGCGTGTTATATCAGGCGGTACTGATACGCATTTGATTCTTGTTGATACACAGAGTCACGGTATTTCAGGAGGGAAGGCGAGTGACATACTCGAACGCGCTGGTATTATCGTAAATAAAAATACGATCCCATTTGATACTCGTTCACCTCGCGATCCATCAGGGATTCGGCTTGGTACGCCTACCGTCACCACGCGTGGCATGCGTGAACCCCAGATGCGCATGATCGCAGGTCTCATTGATGAAGCGCTCAAAGGTGCGCTTGCGCACGCTATCCAAAAAGATGTTGCGCGCCTTGCCAAGCAATTCCCCCAACAGAAATGATTTTTTTAGAGGCAAAACCTATAGTCGAAAAAATAAAGAGCGATATTGTGGCGCGCGTATCGGGTATGTCACCGAAACCCCGCCTCGCTATTGTGATAGTAGGCGAGTCGGCGCCATCAAAAAAATTTGTCGAGTTCAAAGAAGCATTTGCCAAAAGTGTTGGTATCGAAACACAGAGATATGAATTGCCGGCAGATATTTCTACCAACAATTTACGAGAGCGCATGCGTGATATCGTGCACGAGTCACGCAATAGCGGCGTTATTGTACAGTTGCCACTCCCAAAGCACATAGATACGCAGGCGATTCTCAATGCCATTATCCCCGAAAAAGATGTCGATGTGCTCTCGGCACGCGCGGTTGG
The sequence above is drawn from the Patescibacteria group bacterium genome and encodes:
- a CDS encoding L-threonylcarbamoyladenylate synthase, with product MVEDYLYREAVLVAQAMKKAFIDDTDAVEKTVAVLREGGVVIMPTDTVYGIGCAYDKPSALEQIIILKGRDEQKPIALLVASLAMAAEYVVIVPKIKSGLMELWPGPFTAVFQKITGGGTEGVRVPNHAFVRAVIDAYGKPMSVTSANKSGQPAQTHSAAVARDFEDSADTGMLMVDGGDLPDSIASTVVDFTITPPKILRTGPISRERLQEIFKTTFQ
- the glyA gene encoding serine hydroxymethyltransferase codes for the protein MKDKQIEKLIKNESGRQGGVINLIASENDTSADVRAALGSIFVNKYAEGYSKARYYGGNTYIDALEDLTKARALKLFGISNKTWSVNVQPYSGSPANLAVYFALAPLGAKIMGLELNMGGHLSHGHKVSMTGKVWQQVAYGVDKKTETLDYDEIRRIAQQEKPVMIVAGFTAYPRAIDFKKFREIADSTGALLLVDMSHFAGLVAGKVYPSPFFYADIVMTTTHKTLRGPRSAIIFSKKEFSEKIDKAVFPGLQGGPHANQIAATAVALQEASTPAFKKYATQIIKNAKALSDELAARGWRVISGGTDTHLILVDTQSHGISGGKASDILERAGIIVNKNTIPFDTRSPRDPSGIRLGTPTVTTRGMREPQMRMIAGLIDEALKGALAHAIQKDVARLAKQFPQQK